The DNA window tctttgtcatatttgagtgaagtttaaaaaaaggcagTTGTTACATTTCATCCAGTCAATAAAAACATTCCACATCCTTAAACTCCAGTGACTTTATTATTGATTAGATCATTTACAGTGTGTACACATGAAACTAAACGTGTTACTTACGTGAATATTAATCTCCTCCCATCAGACCCGCCCAGCCATAAATGCACACGATCCAGTATGAAAAGACAAGATTAGCCAAAGTGCCTGCTGTGTGCTAGATAAAGTCTGTAAACAGGCCCTAGAGGATGTTTGGGAATCTATTTGAAGTATGCCGAAAGATTACTTTGATACAAAAACATGTCGACTACCCCAGCTGTGAAGTAGTAGCTGGTGGTATCTGCTGGTGTTGGAAGTACCAGCAGATGGagacaaagcactttaaaatagcTACATAAGATTGAAATCGCAGAATATAATCACAGCAATAAATGAAAATCCTCACAATGCATCACAATAAATGCATTTAACAACAACTTAAAACCAATCAGTTAAGTTTATACTCATTcagtgacagaaaaacaaaaaccacaatcCCACCACTCAGTAAAGTTCACAAACCATCTCTGTGATGTGTGGACCGAGAACTTTTCCACAGGAACAACAACCCTGGTAATAGGAGCCAGAACTATTGTCCCGGTACCCATTACCATCCCAGTAGTATCCTTTCCCACATGAACActtccactgctgctgctgggtcGTGCTGTGGATATTTTGCTTTCCCAGTTGGACAAATGGGACCAGGTCCCAGTTGTTGATGCTTACTTTGAGCTTCATTGTGATTATTTCTTCTCTCTGGTGCTGTCCGGTTCTGCTGAAGAAGGACAGCGTGGAGGCAGTAAAGTTCCACAACACCTCCACTTTTTCAGGTCGTGGTACAGGCTCTTCTCCATTCTCCCCCTGATATGTGATTGATGCAGAGGTTGTCACGAGTTGGGTCCCAGTTCTGGCTGTGCCAGTATTTTGCACCTTCAAACCTTGTGAAGTGGATGATTGAGAATCTTCATCTGTCTCTGTGATGAGATTCCTGAGCTGCTTATCCTCCCAGCACAGTCCATACACAGCTCCATTCTTCAAGTTCTTTGCACACTTTTTATCACATAAACCAATCGTCCAATCAGACTCTTCAGGCAGACTGACCACCCACCTCTGAAAGCTGCTGGCTGTCTTGGTACTACAGATTAGAAGAGTTGCACAGCACTGTCCCAGCCAGCTGTTGTGGAAAACCTTCCTGTTGTCTTTGGACAGCGACATGCCAGGACCCAGAGACTGTGGCTCAAAGATCAGGTCTGAACCAGTGGGAACAAGCTCCTGGTGGTGTTCAGGATCAACCAGAGTCAGCAATGATCCCCAGAACTGAGACGCTTGCTTCACCATCTTCTCCCCATTCTGTCTCATCTCCTCAACCAGTTTGTCCCGATGGCTGCCCGGCTCCAGCCCTTTTCTCAGATCCACAGCTTTGGCCTTCTCCACATCCTGATGCACCTGAGAATACATCTGCAGGAATCTGAAGGTGTCCTTCTCCTTCTGTGCTGCTTCCATGCTGCTCTTGCTGGTTTTCAGGGACACCATACGAGCAGAGACCGAGCTCTGGACGCTGGTCAGAGAGATGTCACGCAGCTTAGTCACAGCCTCAATCAGACGCACACTGCAGCGACCCAGcttctctctttcactcttCTCCCACTTTTCCAGACTCACATTCTCATCGTCTGTTTTCTCCTGTAAGATCAGCTGCTCAGCTTTCAGCTTCTCCAGGAGCTCTTTGTGGGCTGTGGAGAAGGTCTTCATATTGTGTAGGCGGTGCTGGTCCTCAATGGcgcaggaaacacacacacaggtcatgtCGTCCAAGCAGTAGTACTCCAGGAGCTTGCCGTGCTGAGAACATTTGGTGTTCCCACATAAATCCATGGGTTCAGTCAGAGGATGAGTCTGCAGTAACACAGGTGTGGTCAGGTGGGCCTGGAGGTGCTGGACACACATGGAGATCTCACACTTCATGCACGTCTTCTTTGCTGGTTTCCTGTCCTCTATACACATGTCACAGAGAATAtccttttgtattttttcagaCATGTTTTCAGAAATTATGTCTTGGATGGAACTGTCAAAACTCGTTGTCAGTCCTCTTGTCTCTGGTCCCAAATCTGCTGTGACTGTTCAAGTTCTACTGCAGTATCATTTCCTGAGAAAGATACTGC is part of the Maylandia zebra isolate NMK-2024a linkage group LG3, Mzebra_GT3a, whole genome shotgun sequence genome and encodes:
- the LOC112430800 gene encoding tripartite motif-containing protein 16-like: MSEKIQKDILCDMCIEDRKPAKKTCMKCEISMCVQHLQAHLTTPVLLQTHPLTEPMDLCGNTKCSQHGKLLEYYCLDDMTCVCVSCAIEDQHRLHNMKTFSTAHKELLEKLKAEQLILQEKTDDENVSLEKWEKSEREKLGRCSVRLIEAVTKLRDISLTSVQSSVSARMVSLKTSKSSMEAAQKEKDTFRFLQMYSQVHQDVEKAKAVDLRKGLEPGSHRDKLVEEMRQNGEKMVKQASQFWGSLLTLVDPEHHQELVPTGSDLIFEPQSLGPGMSLSKDNRKVFHNSWLGQCCATLLICSTKTASSFQRWVVSLPEESDWTIGLCDKKCAKNLKNGAVYGLCWEDKQLRNLITETDEDSQSSTSQGLKVQNTGTARTGTQLVTTSASITYQGENGEEPVPRPEKVEVLWNFTASTLSFFSRTGQHQREEIITMKLKVSINNWDLVPFVQLGKQNIHSTTQQQQWKCSCGKGYYWDGNGYRDNSSGSYYQGCCSCGKVLGPHITEMVCELY